The following proteins come from a genomic window of Pseudomonas putida:
- a CDS encoding DNA-binding protein VF530 has translation MSTAQHNALHGKTLEQILTELVAHYQWPGLAERIDVRCFKSNPTIKSSLTFLRKTPWAREKVEQLYVKLQRQA, from the coding sequence ATGAGCACGGCCCAACACAACGCGCTGCACGGCAAGACCCTTGAACAGATCCTCACCGAGCTGGTGGCGCATTACCAATGGCCTGGCCTGGCCGAGCGTATCGATGTGCGCTGCTTCAAGAGCAACCCGACCATCAAGTCGAGCCTGACGTTCCTGCGCAAAACACCATGGGCGCGGGAAAAGGTCGAACAGTTGTACGTGAAGCTGCAGCGCCAGGCCTGA
- a CDS encoding TonB-dependent receptor, producing MLYTPLRLSPLAVALWLAASPSQAVELEPQVITANPLGNRQLAAPSTVLEGENLLQQQHGSLGETLNKQPGVASTWFGPGASRPVIRGLDGDRIRILRNGVGALDASSLSYDHAVPLDPVTVDRVEIVRGPAALLYGGNAIGGVVNTFDNRIPDSPIEGIHGAGELRYGGADTTRSSAGKLEAGNGAFALHLDANSRQFNDLRIPGYARSAKVRDADEPGSKHRLENSDGRQDGGAIGGAYHWDHGYAGLSYSGYDSNYGSVAESGVRLDMKQDHYAFASELRDLDGPFSSVKVDAGYTDYEHKEIEEGEVHTTFKNKGYEARIEARHQPLGPVEGIIGAQVSRNEFSALGEEAFVPHTDTDSVALFMLEQWQASERLNLSLGARMEHTRVDPDAKGNENFVDADSASSFNAFSLSSGAVYQLDPIWSLAANLGYTERAPTFYELYANGAHVATGAFEVGDASLNKEKAISADLALRFDNGTHKGSVGVFYNHFRNYIGLIGTGNTREGGHDHDEDDHDHDHDHEGFPEYQYQGVRARFYGIEAQDRWQLAENRYGSFALELSGDYTRAKNLDSGEPLPRIAPLRLNSGLVWELDRWQARVDVQHAASQHRKPANETSTDGYTTLGASVGYRFDVGQSQWLAFVRGENLTDQTVRYASSILRDIAPAPGRSVEVGLRTTF from the coding sequence ATGCTGTACACACCGCTTCGCCTCTCCCCCCTTGCCGTCGCACTCTGGCTGGCTGCATCCCCCAGCCAGGCCGTAGAGCTCGAACCACAGGTCATCACCGCCAACCCGTTGGGTAACCGCCAACTGGCCGCCCCCAGCACCGTGCTCGAAGGCGAGAACCTGCTGCAACAACAGCACGGCAGCCTGGGTGAAACCCTGAACAAGCAGCCCGGCGTCGCTTCTACCTGGTTTGGCCCTGGCGCCAGCCGCCCGGTGATCCGCGGCCTGGATGGCGACCGTATCCGCATCCTGCGCAATGGCGTCGGCGCCCTGGATGCCTCGTCGCTGTCCTATGACCACGCCGTGCCCCTGGACCCGGTAACGGTCGATCGCGTCGAAATCGTCCGTGGCCCGGCCGCCTTGCTGTATGGCGGTAACGCCATCGGCGGCGTGGTCAACACCTTCGACAACCGCATCCCGGACTCGCCCATCGAGGGCATCCACGGTGCCGGTGAACTGCGTTACGGCGGCGCCGACACCACCCGCAGCAGTGCCGGCAAGCTGGAGGCCGGTAACGGTGCCTTCGCCCTGCACCTGGATGCCAACAGCCGCCAGTTCAACGATCTGCGCATCCCTGGCTACGCCCGCAGCGCCAAAGTGCGCGATGCCGACGAGCCCGGCAGCAAACACCGCCTGGAAAACAGCGACGGTCGCCAGGACGGCGGCGCAATCGGTGGTGCCTACCACTGGGACCACGGCTACGCCGGCCTCTCGTACAGCGGCTACGACAGCAACTATGGCTCGGTGGCCGAGTCCGGCGTGCGCCTGGACATGAAACAGGACCACTACGCCTTCGCCTCCGAATTGCGCGACCTCGACGGCCCGTTCAGCTCAGTCAAGGTAGATGCCGGTTACACCGACTACGAGCACAAAGAAATCGAAGAAGGCGAAGTCCATACCACCTTCAAGAACAAAGGCTACGAAGCGCGTATTGAAGCCCGCCACCAACCACTCGGACCAGTGGAAGGGATCATTGGGGCACAAGTCAGCCGTAACGAGTTCTCGGCCCTCGGCGAGGAAGCCTTCGTCCCGCATACTGATACCGACAGCGTGGCACTGTTCATGCTCGAGCAGTGGCAAGCCAGCGAGCGCCTGAACCTGAGCCTGGGTGCGCGCATGGAGCACACCCGCGTAGATCCTGACGCCAAGGGCAACGAGAACTTCGTCGACGCAGACAGCGCCAGCAGCTTCAACGCCTTCAGCCTGTCTTCAGGCGCGGTGTACCAGCTCGACCCCATCTGGTCGCTGGCGGCCAACCTCGGCTACACCGAGCGTGCCCCGACCTTTTACGAGCTGTACGCCAATGGCGCGCACGTGGCCACCGGCGCCTTTGAAGTCGGCGACGCCAGTTTGAACAAGGAAAAGGCCATTTCCGCCGACCTGGCGCTACGCTTCGACAATGGCACCCATAAAGGCAGTGTCGGGGTGTTCTACAACCACTTCCGCAACTACATCGGCCTGATCGGTACCGGCAACACCCGCGAGGGCGGGCATGACCATGACGAGGATGACCACGATCACGATCATGATCATGAGGGCTTCCCGGAATACCAGTACCAAGGCGTGCGAGCGCGCTTCTATGGCATCGAGGCCCAGGACCGCTGGCAACTGGCCGAAAACCGTTACGGCAGCTTCGCACTGGAGTTGTCCGGTGACTATACCCGGGCCAAGAACCTCGACAGTGGCGAGCCACTGCCCCGTATCGCGCCGCTGCGCCTGAACAGCGGCCTGGTCTGGGAGCTGGACCGCTGGCAGGCGCGAGTAGATGTGCAACATGCAGCATCGCAGCACCGCAAACCCGCCAACGAAACCAGTACCGATGGCTACACCACGCTGGGGGCCAGCGTTGGCTACCGCTTCGACGTTGGCCAGAGCCAGTGGCTGGCGTTTGTGCGCGGCGAAAACCTGACCGACCAGACCGTGCGCTATGCCAGTTCGATCCTGCGCGATATCGCGCCGGCGCCGGGGCGCAGTGTGGAAGTGGGGTTGCGTACGACCTTCTGA
- a CDS encoding porin — MLQLPKTCYIGLALSALATPASASEMFASDSPWMLGDWDGTRSELLEKGYDFTLGYTGEMGSNLHGGYDHDRTARYSDQFTFGSHLDLDKILGWHDTELQLTITERHGDNISNDRINDPRVGGFTSAQEVWGRGETWRLTQMWIKQKYFDGALDVKFGRFGEGEDFNSFPCDFQNLAFCGSQVGNWVGGIWYNWPVSQWALRVRYNLSPELYAQVGVFEQNPSNLESGNGFKLSGSGTQGAVMPFELVWTPRIQGLKGEYRAGYYYSNAKAQDVLKDSNGQPAALSGAAYRSSSSKHGLWIGAQQQVTSLASDQSRGLSVFANATVHDKKTNAIDNYVQAGLVYKGPFNARAKDDIGFALARVHVNPAYRKNARLANQAAGLYDYDNPGFLPVQDTEYSAELYYGIHLADWLTVRPNLQYIRHPGGVSQVDGALIGGLKIQSSF; from the coding sequence ATGCTCCAACTGCCTAAAACCTGTTACATCGGCCTCGCCCTCAGTGCCTTGGCAACCCCCGCCAGCGCCAGCGAAATGTTCGCCAGCGACTCTCCGTGGATGCTCGGCGACTGGGATGGAACCCGCAGCGAACTGCTGGAAAAAGGCTACGACTTCACCCTTGGTTACACCGGCGAGATGGGCAGCAACCTGCACGGCGGCTACGACCACGACCGCACCGCGCGCTACAGTGACCAGTTCACCTTTGGCAGCCACCTGGACCTGGACAAGATCCTCGGCTGGCACGACACCGAACTCCAGCTGACCATCACCGAGCGCCACGGCGACAACATCAGCAACGACCGCATCAACGACCCGCGTGTCGGCGGCTTCACCTCCGCCCAGGAAGTCTGGGGCCGAGGCGAAACCTGGCGGCTGACGCAGATGTGGATCAAGCAGAAGTACTTCGATGGTGCGCTGGATGTGAAATTCGGCCGCTTCGGTGAAGGCGAAGACTTCAACAGCTTCCCTTGCGACTTCCAGAACCTGGCCTTCTGCGGCTCGCAGGTGGGCAACTGGGTGGGTGGCATCTGGTACAACTGGCCAGTCAGCCAGTGGGCCCTGCGCGTGCGCTACAACCTTTCCCCAGAGCTGTACGCACAAGTCGGCGTCTTCGAGCAGAACCCTTCCAACCTCGAATCTGGCAATGGTTTCAAGCTCAGCGGCAGCGGCACCCAAGGTGCGGTAATGCCGTTCGAACTGGTATGGACCCCACGTATCCAAGGTTTGAAAGGGGAATATCGTGCCGGCTACTACTACAGTAATGCCAAGGCACAAGATGTTCTCAAGGACAGCAACGGTCAGCCGGCCGCCCTCAGCGGCGCCGCCTACCGCAGCAGCTCGAGCAAGCACGGCTTGTGGATCGGCGCCCAGCAGCAGGTCACCTCGCTGGCGTCCGACCAGTCGCGCGGCTTGAGCGTGTTCGCCAACGCCACGGTGCATGACAAAAAGACCAATGCCATCGACAACTATGTGCAGGCAGGACTGGTATACAAAGGGCCCTTCAATGCCCGCGCCAAGGACGACATCGGTTTCGCCCTGGCCCGCGTGCACGTCAACCCTGCCTATCGCAAGAACGCCCGCCTGGCCAACCAGGCCGCCGGCCTCTACGACTACGACAACCCAGGCTTCCTGCCAGTGCAGGACACCGAGTACAGCGCCGAGCTGTACTACGGCATCCATTTGGCCGACTGGCTCACGGTACGCCCCAACCTGCAGTACATCCGCCACCCGGGCGGGGTGTCGCAGGTCGATGGCGCCCTGATCGGCGGCCTGAAGATCCAGAGCAGTTTCTAA
- a CDS encoding membrane-bound PQQ-dependent dehydrogenase, glucose/quinate/shikimate family encodes MSTEGANQGSRWLPRLVGALLLLMGLALLAGGIKLSQLGGSLYYLIAGIGFALSGILLLAQRRIALGLYGLVLLGSTVWALLEVGLDWWQLVPRLAIWFAIGVVLLLPWARRPLIGPASKANTALLGVAVVASGACALGSQFTHPGEVFGELGRDSSEMASAAPAMPDGEWQAYGRTEHGDRYSPLRQITPQNAYRLEEAWRIRTGDLPTENDPVELTNQNTPLKVNGMLYACTAHSRLLALDPDTGAEIWRYDPQVKSPTGTFKGFAHMTCRGVSYYDENRYVSRDGSPAPKITDAGQAVAQACPRRLYLPTADARLIAINADNGKVCEGFANQGVIDLTTGIGPFTAGGYYSTSPAAITRDLVIIGGHVTDNESTNEPSGVIRAYDVHDGHLVWNWDSNNPDDTKPLAAGKMYSRNSANMWSIASVDEDLGMIYLPLGNQTPDQWGADRTPGAEKYSAGVVALDLATGKARWNYQFTHHDLWDMDVGSQPTLVHLKTDDGVKPAIIVPTKQGSLYVLDRRDGTPIVPIREIPTPQGAVEGDHTSPTQARSDLNLLGPELTEQAMWGATPFDQMLCRIQFRELRYEGQYTPPSEQGSLVYPGNVGVFNWGSVSVDPVRQLLFTSPNYMAFVSKMVPREQVAEGSKRESETSGVQPNTGAPYAVTMHPFMSPLGVPCQAPAWGYVAAIDLFTNKVVWKHKNGTTRDSTPLPIGLPVGVPSMGGSIVTAGGVGFLSGTLDQYLRAYDVNNGKELWKARLPAGGQATPMSYTGKDGKQYVLVTAGGHGSLGTKMGDYIIAYKLAE; translated from the coding sequence ATGAGCACTGAAGGTGCGAACCAAGGAAGCCGCTGGCTACCGCGCCTGGTTGGCGCGCTGCTGTTGCTGATGGGCCTGGCCCTGCTGGCCGGCGGTATCAAGCTGAGCCAGCTAGGCGGATCACTTTACTACCTGATCGCCGGTATCGGCTTTGCCCTGTCGGGCATCCTGCTGCTGGCCCAACGCCGGATCGCCCTGGGCCTGTATGGCCTGGTGCTGCTGGGGAGCACCGTTTGGGCCCTGCTCGAAGTAGGCCTGGACTGGTGGCAACTGGTGCCGCGGCTGGCCATCTGGTTCGCCATCGGCGTGGTGTTGCTGCTGCCGTGGGCCCGTCGCCCGCTGATCGGCCCGGCCAGCAAAGCCAATACTGCACTGCTCGGCGTCGCAGTGGTCGCTTCGGGCGCTTGCGCGCTGGGCAGCCAGTTCACCCATCCCGGTGAAGTGTTTGGCGAACTGGGCCGCGACAGCAGCGAAATGGCCAGCGCCGCCCCCGCCATGCCCGACGGCGAATGGCAGGCCTATGGCCGTACCGAGCATGGCGACCGCTACTCGCCGCTGCGCCAGATCACCCCGCAGAACGCCTACCGCCTGGAAGAAGCCTGGCGCATTCGCACCGGTGATCTGCCAACCGAAAACGACCCGGTGGAGCTGACCAACCAGAACACCCCGCTCAAGGTCAACGGCATGCTCTACGCCTGCACCGCGCACAGCCGCCTGCTGGCGCTGGACCCGGACACTGGCGCGGAAATCTGGCGCTACGACCCGCAGGTCAAGAGCCCGACCGGCACCTTCAAGGGCTTTGCCCACATGACGTGCCGTGGCGTCTCGTACTATGACGAAAACCGCTACGTCAGCCGCGACGGCAGCCCGGCGCCGAAAATTACCGACGCAGGCCAGGCCGTGGCCCAAGCCTGCCCGCGTCGCCTCTACCTGCCTACCGCGGATGCCCGCCTGATCGCCATCAACGCCGACAACGGCAAGGTCTGCGAAGGCTTCGCCAACCAGGGCGTGATCGACCTCACCACCGGCATTGGCCCGTTCACCGCCGGCGGCTATTACTCCACCTCGCCTGCTGCGATTACCCGTGACCTGGTGATCATCGGTGGCCACGTCACCGATAACGAGTCGACCAATGAGCCGTCCGGGGTGATCCGCGCCTACGATGTGCACGACGGCCACCTGGTGTGGAACTGGGACAGCAACAACCCGGACGACACCAAGCCATTGGCTGCCGGCAAAATGTACAGCCGCAACTCGGCCAACATGTGGTCGATCGCCAGCGTCGACGAAGACCTTGGCATGATCTACCTGCCGCTGGGCAACCAGACCCCGGACCAGTGGGGCGCCGACCGCACCCCAGGCGCCGAGAAGTACAGCGCCGGCGTGGTCGCCCTTGACCTGGCCACCGGCAAGGCACGCTGGAACTACCAGTTCACCCACCACGACCTGTGGGACATGGACGTCGGCAGCCAGCCGACCCTGGTCCACCTGAAAACCGACGATGGCGTGAAACCGGCGATCATCGTACCGACCAAGCAAGGCAGCCTGTACGTGCTCGACCGCCGCGACGGTACGCCAATCGTGCCGATCCGCGAGATCCCCACCCCACAAGGTGCAGTGGAAGGCGACCACACCTCGCCAACCCAGGCCCGCTCCGACCTCAACCTGCTCGGCCCAGAGCTGACCGAACAGGCCATGTGGGGCGCCACGCCTTTCGACCAGATGCTGTGCCGCATCCAGTTCCGCGAGCTGCGCTACGAAGGCCAGTACACCCCGCCATCCGAGCAAGGCTCGTTGGTCTACCCAGGCAATGTCGGTGTATTCAACTGGGGCAGCGTGTCGGTCGACCCGGTGCGCCAGCTGCTGTTCACTTCGCCCAACTACATGGCGTTCGTGTCGAAGATGGTCCCGCGTGAGCAGGTTGCCGAAGGCAGCAAGCGCGAAAGCGAGACCAGCGGCGTGCAGCCGAACACCGGCGCACCGTATGCAGTGACCATGCACCCGTTCATGTCGCCGCTCGGCGTACCGTGCCAGGCACCCGCCTGGGGTTACGTCGCCGCCATCGACCTGTTCACCAACAAGGTGGTGTGGAAACACAAGAACGGCACCACCCGCGACAGCACCCCGCTACCGATCGGCCTGCCGGTTGGCGTGCCGAGCATGGGCGGCTCGATCGTTACCGCCGGTGGCGTCGGCTTCCTTAGCGGCACGCTCGACCAGTACCTGCGCGCCTATGACGTGAACAACGGCAAGGAGTTGTGGAAAGCGCGCCTGCCAGCGGGTGGCCAGGCCACGCCGATGAGCTACACCGGCAAGGACGGCAAGCAGTACGTGCTGGTGACTGCCGGCGGCCATGGCTCGCTGGGCACCAAGATGGGCGATTACATCATCGCTTACAAATTAGCTGAGTAA